TCCGCGTGCGAGAATTTTTTTTATTCCCTCTTTCACATATATGATGTCGCCTATTTTAATGTCGCTATAGAAATCCCACACAGCCTTTGTATCATGAACAGGCCGCACTCCATCTGCTCTTTGCTCTGATATTCTTCGTTCAACAGCTTCTTTTAAACTATAGTTCTTTATATCACCTAAATAGTCCCAACCAATGGCAATTACATTATCGTTGTGAAACTGCTCCCATAATCTAGAGTTTTCACCCGGTGAAATCAACCAATAATTAACGCCTTTATCAATTTCATCTTCTTGATTCGCAATTTTCTTCTCTTTTTTAGGATAAATTAACGTAGGATTTTCAGCATAATATAAAAATATTAAATACGAGCGAATTAAAACACCCCAGTCAGGTATCCCACCTAAATTATCCGGTTTACTTCTTACGCCTCGATTATATTCATCTTCCGCATAATTTTGTCTAAATTGAATTCTTGTTGTACCAAACTTTTCAGGATAGTGAGGCGTACCTCTACCCATCACAAATTTCTCAATATCCTCATCATTTTGTTCTGTCATTTGTTGATAAATATCTTTAAATTCTGAGTAAGATTGATACTCAAAGAAATTTCCTTTATAACCGATAGCTAATCCGAACTTTTCTAACAGTTGTCCAAGTTTTTCAAGATATGGTGCGTACCAAACCCCTGTTTTTTCCCCTAAGTTTTCCGTCACCCAATCTTTATATTTTTCTTTTTGATTATTCACAACATCATTCATAGCCTACCTCCAAAAGTTTTATAAATATATGTATTCTTAAATCATCTTACTATACAATGTAAAATGTTACCAAATAATATACTGAGGAATTCGCGGGCACACTTGTTTTGGCTAATTCCCATCTTGCCTACGAAGTTCAGAACTTACACCCGAAAACACATGCACATTACGAGCTCATTAAAAATATAGGTATAAAACTTATAATACAGTTAATACAGTTATTACAGAGAAACAAAAAAATGTTACACAAACCACTTGTTTACTCTTTTGTCCTCAATTTGTCCGCAGAATTATTTTTTTTTTGCTTTTATTTAACGATATTGAATGTAACTGTATACAAGGAGGCAATTATCTTGAATAAAAGGAATAATAAATTGTTTTTAACCTGTGTTTTCGGTTTTCTTATAGGTCTTTTCTTTCCATTTTCAAAAACAATGGGTCTCTCATTTGATGTCTTATTAGTTTCTTTGTTTGGGGAAGATAGCATTTGGGCTGGACTTTTTTCACTCTTCTTAATTGCTATATTAGCTTTGAGCCTAAGGAAAATTATCTCCAAAACAGCTTCTTGATAACCTTCAAATCGCTACAGCTAAAAAACCTTCGAAATGATGATGTACTATCACTTCGAAGGTTTTGTTCGTTCCCTATGTTTCATTATACGACGTGCGATAAACACCACTTAAAAAGGCTATAGTACATTACTTGAATTAGTACCATAACCTTTTTCTATTTACTTAATAGGAATTTTCACAATCGCTCTTGTCTCTTTTTCGTTTATTGCCTCAAGCGTAATCGATCCATTATATTTATTAATTGTTTCTTTCACAATAAACAGACCTTGTCCTCTAACTCTTCCATTCTCTACTTTTTTCGTTGAATAACCTTGTTTAAAAACATGATTTACATCAGGCAGCTTTCGTCCAACGTTTGTAATCGTAAACGTATAATTCAACTCGTCTGCTTTACAGCTAACTGAAATTTTACGAAGTTCCTCTGGTAACTCCATTGTCGCTTCTATCGCATTATCAATTATATTCGATAAGATATTGATTAAATCAATCGTTTTTATGTGATCAAATGGATTATCATCAACAGTTATCTGCATATCAATTTGTTGATTTTGACATGTTAATTTTTTTGTTTGCAGCAATATTGCTAACCCCGGGTGATCAAGATTCAATTTAATGGATTCAATTATCTGTATGTCTTTAGACAAATAATCAACATACTTTTTCGCTTGATCTACCTCACCCATATGGAGAAACCCATGTAAAACTTGAATATGATTAACGTAATCGTGTCTTAATGACGAAACAGAAGCAATTAATGTTTTAATTTCCTTTTGATATGTAGATTCCGTAGATCCAACTTCTTTTTGATACCACTTTTGTAAAAGTAAGAAAGAAATAATAAAGATAATCACAAAAAATCCGCTAAGTACTAATAAAGAAATATTACTTTTAATAACTGTTTTTTTAATCCCGTCAAGTGTATCCGTACTAATATCTATAGTAAGGTAGCTGATGATTTCCCCTTTTTCATTTATAATAGGAGTCCCCACCGTTATATAATGTGGACCATATTTCATATCATCTAAAACTCCTGTTACAAATTGCTTTCCTTCTTCGTATGCTAGTTTCACTTGAGCCTCTGGTACAGTACAATCTTCACCTATTGGAAAATCATTTGGATCATCCTTGTTTTCAGGATAACCTACAATCAAAGTTGTCGAAACAGTAGGATTGTTTATTTCCACTGTATAGACGTATAATACACCTAGCTTTTCTCGGGCATCATTTAAATAATCCCGTATTGTCCAATAGTCTTCATCACGATTCCGTTCTTTTAAAAATCGCTCATATGTTTCCAGATCAATTGCCTTAGCAATGGATTTGGCAGATTCAAGACTCTGGTTAGCAATCGCCTCTTCGACAGTATCTCCAATTTTTATATAGGAAGTATACATAGTTATTCCAATAAAGAATATGACTAATACGATAGATAACACCATGATGAGCCTTAATTTAAAACGTCTCATATCAATAACAATCCTCCTTACTTTTTGCTTTAGCTCATCCCACCAACTGATGAAATAAGGGCAATTTCAATTAATTGCTCTCTTCTTTGTAACAATGAAAAACACTAGAATAACATTAAGTACTTATCTTTCAATTAATAATCAGTATAAAATCTATAGTTATTAATATTAATTCAATATAAAAGCAACAAAAAACAGTATAAATGTTCTAAATCCTTTTGTCCAAAAAACTTTTATATTACTAAATACTGGAATTGTATATTTTTCCCTTAACTTAAGGTTAATTCTTCTTTTATAGAATATTAAAATGGGAATATTTAATGGAATACCCAAAAGCAAAAACCAGAAATTATGTAAGCGCTATAGCTTTTTCTTTACCACAAGTATAAAGTGTCAATCTTAGTTTATATTCTTCTAACTCAGTCACTCCAATAAAAAAAGATTCCCCTGACCAGGAGAATCACATCCCAAAAACAACAAATTGTAAATTCAGCCTTTGTCGTTTTCTTTGCATTATTACATTGTACGGAATACTAAAAAAGAAAAAATAGTGAACATAGGGATAAGAGCTATATGCCGCCACTTAAACATTTCAAGTAAACCTATAAATTCTCGTGTAAATGCATTGGGCACATAGTAAAAAGCCGTTTTTGAGCCTACTCCATTTGCTCTTAACTTTGCTCGTTTTGCATAGTAACTAGCGCGCAAAATATGATAGTTATTCGATACAAATATTCCCCGTGCTTTCGCGCCAAATCGTTTCATAATAATTTTTTTCGAGAAAAGCATATTCTCATATGTTGTTGTCGATTGGTCATCAATGACGACTGCCTCATCTGGAATATCAGGATAATGCTTATGAATATATTGCTTCATTGCATAGCTTTCGGCTACTTTCTCGTCACTTCCTTGGCCCCCTGATGTAATGATTAAAGGATATCCACCGTATTTTTTATATTGCTGGACACCCTTTACAATTCGGCTTGCAAGGAGCGGCGGTACTTGGTCACCAATTAAGCCAGATCCCAGAATAATTATGTAATCTGGTCTATAAACAATCGGCCGCCAATTATAAAGAACTAAGTAAATCGCTGTAGCTGAATACATCATGGTAAAGTAAACAAAAAGGCCAAACACATAGAAAAATCCGGCTTCGCTATACTTATTGCCGGTGCCCGGATACATCGAATAAATATAGTAGACTAGTACAATATTAACTGTAACACCAATCAAACCAATAAATAAATTCGACTTTTTGCGCCCTTCCTTTTCGAGTAAAACTTTACTATTAAAATAAGTTAAAACGGACATCGACGCCATAACAAGCGGAATGAAGGCAAAAACAAATACATAACCTGTAATGTTGACAACCTGCTCGCTAAAATCTTGATTAAAGAATATTTTTTCCGTGTAATAAAGCAAATTGATTAACAAAATAATTGCTAAAATATTCATATTATTATACCAACGAGGTTCAATAATAAAAAGTGCAATAATGATGAAAATTAAAAATACCAACCTAGCTCCTCCTAGTTCACTTTAAACCATTATTATACAATGCTTATTCCCGCTGCACTATCGATTTATAAAAAATAATTATCCAACAAACATTCCCTATATGACCAAATTGTCATGTTAATAGCTGATTTGGCAACTAAATCGAAGAACTTTTATAAAATTGCTACGCGCTTCAACATTGCAGTTGAGTTGCGCAGGCAAATCAAGGCTTCAGCTGGCTATCATAATCAAATAGTTTTCCTCAAACATCGTCGCTAAAATACTCTGCTCCAGAAACTCTTTTTTAATCAATAGCATTCACCTTCATCAAAATCGAGTATGACAGGTTCAAAATCAAGATTATTTTCCTGCTGTCTTGTAAGCGCATCGTTTAAATAGCTTTCAAAATTTCCTGGTCGGAATAAGGTGATCGGTCTTAAATATTTGTTCATCTGCGGATCATTTTTCCAGTTTCTCACTTGTTCATCAATGACTAAGTAGCAATCTTCTGCTGTATGAAGTATGTGGTATGTGAACACTAAACTGGACAAAAATTAAAGGAGCTGTAGCTTGAATTCCACAGGCGTTAAATAGCCAAGTGTTCCTCCATCAAATTATTTTATGTGTTACTAAAAACAGGTTTATACCTACTGATAAGAACATACTGCCAATTATTAATGCTAAATTGCGCCCTGAAACGCACAAAAGAGCATTTCCTTATCCAGGAAAGCTCCCGATTGTTGAAAATCGTTTCTAATTATTGCTAAGCTGTTACCGCAAAACGTGCGTAAATCTCTTTGACGGTGTTGTTGACCGCCAATTTGCTTTTCACATTTAACTCCAAAATCTTTCTACTTAGCTCTGCATCTGTTTCAAATAGAACTTGGTTTTGCACATAGATTTCATAGGCTTGTGGATGGTCACCTTTAATTTTTTCCATCTTGGATTCAATTTTATATTCCTTTGATCCAAAGCCTAATGACGTATAAATATTAAAAACAATATCAAATAGTAAATCGAGCAGTATCATAAATCCTCAAAACCTAAATTCACTGGCTCCAGCGGTAATTCACCAGCAGAGCCTGCTATATTAGTAGACGATACCGATTTATCCACTTCCTCAAAGGAAATCCCATCAATCCAGGCTTCTCCAGATCCTGTTAGTAAAAGGCCAAAATGTATTGAGGCGCTTTCTTCTAGTACATCTAATACAATTGAATAATAATTCCAATCTGTTGTTCCATGAATCGAACGGTTGTCCATATTATCAAATTGCAGTAAATCACCATTTTTTGAATCAATTCGACACCAGGCACCGCACTTTATAACATTTTTTGTTTTAATAAAACATGACATTTTCATTCGTTTACCAACCCATTTTTTAGCTGAAAATGTTTGCATCATTGTTCCAAATTGACCTTCTTCAACAGGTCCATTAGATCTAAGATAACCAGATTTTGAGCCCGTATGGAATATTTCATGATCTGCTTTCATCCCATAAAGCGATGGATTTGTCCCTGTTAAAAACCAACCCTTTACTTCATTTACTGTATCCATTTCATTTTCCTCCTTTTGGTATAAAGAACGCATCATATTACGATATTTTCCGGGTGGCATTCTGTATAGCTCTTTAAAAGCACGTGTAAAAGCTTCTTGTGATTGAAATTGACATTCAAACGAAATATCAAGGATTGTGTAGTCCGTATGGAGCAACAGAAAAGCAGATATGGCAAGGCGTCTTTTCCGAATATACTCGCCAATCGTCAAACTAGTTTCTTTTTTAAACTGCCGCGTCAAATAAAATTTCGAATAACCGATCTTTTCTGCATAATCCTCCAACTGCCACGTTGTTAATAGGTTCTCCTCTAATGTATCCACAATTTTTTGGACGATTTCACTATACATAACTGCTCACCTCAAGACTAAGTATACGGAAGGGAAAAAAGATTTTTTTGATAATTATTGCACTGCTGTAAGTATAAGGGTTAACAAGATTTCACTTATGTGCCGCAGAAATTTTATGTATGTTCATGCATCTAAAACCAAAATCTACAACAGCTTAAAATTTTGAATACTTTCACTAGAAAATACTTAAAAGTTCATCCAAACTTTCAATTTCATTATCATATTGACTTACTTGCCCAAATCCGTATTTAGCAAATATAAATGGAATTTTAGCATATCTGGCTGCATTTAAATCCCCTTCCGTGTCACCTACATAAACCTGATTTAATAAGTTGTTTCTATCAATCACTAATTTAATATTTTCACCTTTTGACATGGCAGTTCTTCCGTGGCTTTCAAAATCCAAAAAATACTTTTCAAGTTTATGATATTTGTAAAATGATTCTATGTAGCCATCTTGGCAGTTACTAACAATATATAGTTTATACTTTTGAGAAAGCTCTTTTAGGACATTCTCTACATTTGGATAGAGGACCCCGCCATATTTTTCTATGAAAGATTGTTCTAATTCGCAACAAGCATTTACTAGTTGTGCCGTTCCGTATAACTTAAAGCAGGAAAGAGCTTTCTACTTATTTCATTCATCTGTAATCCCATCGTACCTTCAAAGTCTTCCCTAGTTAATTCATTGATTATTTGTTTATTGTTTCTTATTACGCTGTTCCAAGCACTAAGTACTGTGTCAATTGGATCCCAGAGAGTTCCATCTAGATCAAATATTATGCTATCCAACTAAAATCCACTTCCTTCTAAACGAGTTTGATAATCAACTTTAATATCCTAATATTACCATCTATAAATTGTAATATATATTCACTTTTTAAGTACAGTATTTATCAACTCAATTTCACACTTTCCCCCTACTATTGAGAGATCCCCACCAGCATGCTCCTCCTTTTCACTTCTGCTGATTAAGAGCAAGTTAAAAGACTTAAGCCTGGTGGGATACCAAACTTAAGCCTTTTAATTTTACCTAATTCATTTTTTTGGTTAAATTTTTGCTTTTGGGTGTGTAAAAATCATCAAAGTGATTATTTAATCATTAATAAGGGTCTGCCTCATGGCTCTTCTTTACTGCATCTTTTGTAGCTTCATTTGCAGCGATCGTGCCTTGACCATATTTAGAAATGCCTGATTCCCGGCCTGGTAATTTACCTTCCTTAGCCATCTTTTCGATTTCTTTCATTTTCTTTTCAGTCGCTTCCTTCACACGGCGGCCGTAATCTTCGTCAGCCTGTGTAAAGTGATTGTACATCACTTCCTGAATGCGCGGGTCACAAATTGCAAGAGCATCCGATAAGTTATTAATGAGTTCATCACGTTCCCAGTCTTCAAAGCTGCGGTATGTTTCCCCTGCTTGACCATAGTTATTCGGGCGGTCAATAGGCTCACTCATTAATGCCGCATTATAAGACGGCTGATGTGGCGGATATGCTTTATCCCCTCCGTCACGGTAGCCACCAATCATTGACGGTTCATAATTGATATGTGGGTTTTCACCGGATTCTTTCGGATCACGAGTATCCATCTGACCACGATGCTGGTTTGTACGAACCGGTACTTTTGGTGCGTTAACTGGCAATTTCAAATAGTTTGCGCCGACACGGTAACGCTGTGTATCTGAGTAAGAGAACGTACGACCTTGAAGCATTTTGTCATCTGAGAAATCCATTCCGTCTACTAGAACACCCGTACCGAATGCAGCCTGCTCAATTTCTGCATGGAAGTCTTCCGGATTGCGGTTAAGTACCATACGACCTACAGGCAGCCAAGGGAACTTATCTTCCGGCCAAAGTTTTGTATCATCAAGCGGATCAAAGTCCAGTTCCGGATGATAGTCGTCCTCCATAATTTGGACGAATAGCTCCCACTCTGGATACTCTCCACGTTCAATTGCTTCATATAAGTCCTGAGTAGCATGTCCTACGTTTGTCGCCTGAATGGAGTTTGCCTCTTCTTGTGTCAAATTGCGGATGCCCTGTTTTGGCTCCCAGTGATACTTCACAAGTACAGCTTTCCCTTCTTCATTGACCCATTTATATGTGTTAACACCTGATCCCTGCATATGGCGGTATGTCGCCGGGATACCCCAAGGTGAAAACAGGAATGTAATCATATGCGTCGCTTCCGGTGAACGTGAAACAAAGTCAAACATACGTTGAGGATTCGGTACGTTGGAAGCCGGATCTGCTTTAAATGCGTGAATCATATCAGGGAACTTCATCGCATCACGAATAAAGAAAATCTTTAAATTGTTCCCTACAAGATCCCAGTTACCATCTTCCGTATACATTTTTACCGCAAAACCGCGTGGGTCGCGTGCAGTCTCAGGTGAATCCTTTGCACCTGCCACTGTAGAGAAACGCACCATAAGAGGCGTTTGTTTTCCGGCACCAGAAAAGACTTTAGCGCGGGTATATTTTTCAACCGGCTCATCTCCAACCTTACCGTAAGTTTCAAAATAACCGAAAGCACCTGTACCACGTGCATGCACTACACGTTCAGGTACTTCTTCACGGTCGAAATGTGAAATTTTTTCAATGAAGTGGTAATTTTCTAAAGTTGCTGGTCCTCGGTTACCCACTGTACGGATATTCTGGTTGTCTCTTACAGGGTGTCCTTGACGGGTAGTTAGAACTTCACGTTCCCCATCTTCTTTTTTCCCAACATTTTTGTCTTTGTTCTCTGCCACAATAAAACCTCCTCTAAAATACATTACAAATAAACACTGATAATAAAAATTTTAACCAACCATTATGCTTTATACCCGTATTTATCAGTTTATATTCAAAGATTGGAAAATTATTCTGAGAAAATTCTTTATTGCTAATTCATAATTCATTTTAAAACTTTAATAGTGGAAGATTTATCGGGTTAGTATTTATCAATTATGTAAAATTAAAAAATCCCTCAAATTAAAAGCAAAAGCTCTTAATTTAAGGAATTTTAAAGGTTAGAGTTACTTTAAAGGAAGAATTGCCTTAAGTCACTATGCATTTACTTACAATAATTACCTTGGCCCATTTCGATCTAAAATGGCGGATGTGTTATCTTCATGTAGGTTGTTCAAAGTTGTTGTTGTACTATCCCTTGCATATACATGTTCTTTCCCTAAAGGAATATCTGTAGTTTGAACTTCCGATGCCTGTGCTAATAAAGCTTCGCTATCGTTTTTGGTCATGCCAAAAGCTTCACTTATTAGTTCAGCTCCTGTTTTTCCATGATTCGCCTTCGAAATTTTCTTCCCCATATTCCCACCTCCTGTATATAGAATGTGTGATGGTTCATTATTTATGTAAAATATATAGGAGGTTTCGTTTACCATCATTTGCTCTTCTTCCTATCGCCTTTTAAAATATTTCTTTCGCGATAAGTTCATAGGATCGAATCCGGTCTAGTGGTGAATGTGTAATCGTATTAATCATTATTTCATCTGCGTGGTATTTAGTTTTTAACTCAAATAATTTCTGTTTCACTTCTTGAGGATTGCCAATAATTAATTTTTGTCTAACTCTTTCCAATATCTCTTGATCTTTTTCCGTTAGTTCATACTGCTTTGCTTCACTTATAGAAGGGACCCCTTGTTTGCGTTCCCCCTTTTCCATTTGTAACAACCAGATGAGATAGCTTGCTGCAACTTCTTCTGCTTTTTCTGTCGTCTCGTCGCAAATAACGTTAACTGTAACGATGACTTGTGGTGTTTCCCCATCTTTTCTTGGGCGAAAGCTATCAATATAGTCCTTAATAATAGCTGTTCCATCTTCATCGCTCATAAAATAACCGAAAGTATACGGCACACCATTTTCTGCTGCAAGTACAGCACTTTTTTTACCAGTGCCAAGAAGCCAAGGTATTGGCGGATTTTCAGGTATTGGGGAAGCCGATAACTTTGAATATTCGGCCTCTGTCGGAAAATCATCATCTAAAAAATGAAGTAAGTCTGTCAGTAAGGAAGGAAAGTTCCCGACATTTTTTATAAAGTTACCGGATAAAGCTGTCATCGCTTCAGAAGATCCACCTGGCGCTCGTCCAATCCCTAAATCAATACGATTAGGAAATAGTGTCGCTAACGTATTAAAGATTTCAGCAACTTTGTATGGTCGGTAATGAGGCAACAGAACAGCACCCGATCCAATACGAATTCGATTCGTGTTAGCTCCAATATAGCTTAGCATCACTTCTGGAGCAGGACATGCCAGTCCAGATAAATCATGGTGTTCGGCAATCCAGTACCTTGTATATCCGAATTTCTCTCCTGCCTGCGCTAATTTCAATGACCAATTTAAAGCATCTTGTGGAGTTTGATTTGAAGAGATCGGTGATTGATCCAAAATGCTTAATTTCATATTATTTTTCAGCCCTTTTCTTCCACTAAGGTTAATTTATATTGTCCTACCTGATCTTTTTCATACAAATTTGTAATAGAAGTGGAGTAGTTATAAATTGTCCCTCTAAACATTATATCTTTTTCAGGAATCTTCACGTCAAATGTTCCGTTGTAAAGCAACGTTGCAATATCATGATAATCTTCACTCGTTACATCAAAAGTGACTGAAACTGTATAAAGTCCATTTTCTTTTTCTTCTTCAAAATTACTCAGTTGAATTACTCTGTCGTCCAACATTATTTTACTGACCAAAAAAACACCCCTTATTAAATAATTTAAATCGGATAATCTATTCATTATAGTATACTTGGCAACATTATCTGAAGAATCGCTCCTCATTGTTGAAACCGATATCTATAAAATCTCTTTTCGGTTAATATATCTTCCCTATATAAAAAGAAATAATCTTCTTAAGGTAAAATACATTGAGGTCTTTACTTTCTATCGGCCGGTGTTAAATACTTCATTCCTAATATACGTTTCATTTCCTCACTCACCCAGTTGCGTAAAGCAATGTTTCCGTAGCTTCTCGTTTCATCGTATCCTCTAAACAAAATAAAATAATATGTCATATAATCATCAGATTTCTGTTTTTCAATTTTACATCCTTTCTTATATAAAAAGTCCCTTAGCTTTTTAAATTCATGAAAGGTTTCATTAATTTTGTTATCGTACCACTCTTCAAGTACGTCCTTCATTTTTAATTCAGAAATGCAATCTCTATCACGCTCAAGTGATGCCAAAAATAAAGGGGCAAAAATTATTCCATTAGGAACAATTCTAAACCCTGAATTAATGGATAACGGTTACTTCTTACAACCAACACTCGTGTTAGGTGCAGATGTTCATGACCGTGTCGTAGTAGAGGAACAATTCGGCCCTACTGTTCCAATCCTTCCATATGATGATGAAGAACAAGTGATTCAATTACACAATGAAAGCATTTACGGTTTAACAAGTTCCGTTTGGGGCGAAGAAGAACATGCTATTAAAGTGGCTCGTCGCATTGAAGCAGGTACAACGATGATTAACACTGCCGCAATTCAAGGGTTAGATGTTCGTTTCCCATTTGGCGGAGTGAAACAATCAGGCGTAGGTCGCGAATACGGATTAGATGGCATCAAATCTTACACAGAAACTCATGTCATCAATCTGCCAAATGACTTAGAATTACCTTACATTCCTGAATAAAAGCTATTTCTATTAGAAAGAGCATTAACCTTCATCGGGTTAATGCTCTTGTTTTTGTTAATTACTTATCTGTGCCCTGTGCTTTCAGGATTGAAATACAGCTATTTTCAGAAAGGTATTTGTGAATTTTCCATTTTCACTGGAAACTTTAATAGTTGATTTCCATTTTTATCAATTTATCATGAACATCTATCAATCTCCATTCAAATTTATTTGATTTTTATTATATTTTTATATAACAATTTTCACTACATAATGTTTGTTTAATTATATTTTATTTGCATATTTACATTTTCAATTGATATTTATACTGAATTTTCTAAAAACTTTGTTTACAAACGTAGTCTTCCATTACTATAATTTGAGTTATCAGAAATATTGGAGGAAGATATATGTATACACTTCTTGGTTCGATCGCTCTATTAATTGTAGGGTATATCGTATATGGAAAGTTTATTGAAAAGGTGTTTATTGTTAATGATGCAACGCCGACCCCAGCTTATACAAAAGCTGATAATTT
This genomic window from Solibacillus sp. FSL R5-0449 contains:
- a CDS encoding Spo0B domain-containing protein, coding for MRRFKLRLIMVLSIVLVIFFIGITMYTSYIKIGDTVEEAIANQSLESAKSIAKAIDLETYERFLKERNRDEDYWTIRDYLNDAREKLGVLYVYTVEINNPTVSTTLIVGYPENKDDPNDFPIGEDCTVPEAQVKLAYEEGKQFVTGVLDDMKYGPHYITVGTPIINEKGEIISYLTIDISTDTLDGIKKTVIKSNISLLVLSGFFVIIFIISFLLLQKWYQKEVGSTESTYQKEIKTLIASVSSLRHDYVNHIQVLHGFLHMGEVDQAKKYVDYLSKDIQIIESIKLNLDHPGLAILLQTKKLTCQNQQIDMQITVDDNPFDHIKTIDLINILSNIIDNAIEATMELPEELRKISVSCKADELNYTFTITNVGRKLPDVNHVFKQGYSTKKVENGRVRGQGLFIVKETINKYNGSITLEAINEKETRAIVKIPIK
- a CDS encoding YdcF family protein; amino-acid sequence: MVFLIFIIIALFIIEPRWYNNMNILAIILLINLLYYTEKIFFNQDFSEQVVNITGYVFVFAFIPLVMASMSVLTYFNSKVLLEKEGRKKSNLFIGLIGVTVNIVLVYYIYSMYPGTGNKYSEAGFFYVFGLFVYFTMMYSATAIYLVLYNWRPIVYRPDYIIILGSGLIGDQVPPLLASRIVKGVQQYKKYGGYPLIITSGGQGSDEKVAESYAMKQYIHKHYPDIPDEAVVIDDQSTTTYENMLFSKKIIMKRFGAKARGIFVSNNYHILRASYYAKRAKLRANGVGSKTAFYYVPNAFTREFIGLLEMFKWRHIALIPMFTIFSFLVFRTM
- a CDS encoding conserved phage C-terminal domain-containing protein, whose translation is MSSLVFTYHILHTAEDCYLVIDEQVRNWKNDPQMNKYLRPITLFRPGNFESYLNDALTRQQENNLDFEPVILDFDEGECY
- a CDS encoding AraC family transcriptional regulator, with amino-acid sequence MYSEIVQKIVDTLEENLLTTWQLEDYAEKIGYSKFYLTRQFKKETSLTIGEYIRKRRLAISAFLLLHTDYTILDISFECQFQSQEAFTRAFKELYRMPPGKYRNMMRSLYQKEENEMDTVNEVKGWFLTGTNPSLYGMKADHEIFHTGSKSGYLRSNGPVEEGQFGTMMQTFSAKKWVGKRMKMSCFIKTKNVIKCGAWCRIDSKNGDLLQFDNMDNRSIHGTTDWNYYSIVLDVLEESASIHFGLLLTGSGEAWIDGISFEEVDKSVSSTNIAGSAGELPLEPVNLGFEDL
- a CDS encoding HAD-IA family hydrolase, coding for MEKYGGVLYPNVENVLKELSQKYKLYIVSNCQDGYIESFYKYHKLEKYFLDFESHGRTAMSKGENIKLVIDRNNLLNQVYVGDTEGDLNAARYAKIPFIFAKYGFGQVSQYDNEIESLDELLSIF
- a CDS encoding HAD hydrolase-like protein is translated as MDSIIFDLDGTLWDPIDTVLSAWNSVIRNNKQIINELTREDFEGTMGLQMNEISRKLFPALSYTERHN
- a CDS encoding catalase; protein product: MAENKDKNVGKKEDGEREVLTTRQGHPVRDNQNIRTVGNRGPATLENYHFIEKISHFDREEVPERVVHARGTGAFGYFETYGKVGDEPVEKYTRAKVFSGAGKQTPLMVRFSTVAGAKDSPETARDPRGFAVKMYTEDGNWDLVGNNLKIFFIRDAMKFPDMIHAFKADPASNVPNPQRMFDFVSRSPEATHMITFLFSPWGIPATYRHMQGSGVNTYKWVNEEGKAVLVKYHWEPKQGIRNLTQEEANSIQATNVGHATQDLYEAIERGEYPEWELFVQIMEDDYHPELDFDPLDDTKLWPEDKFPWLPVGRMVLNRNPEDFHAEIEQAAFGTGVLVDGMDFSDDKMLQGRTFSYSDTQRYRVGANYLKLPVNAPKVPVRTNQHRGQMDTRDPKESGENPHINYEPSMIGGYRDGGDKAYPPHQPSYNAALMSEPIDRPNNYGQAGETYRSFEDWERDELINNLSDALAICDPRIQEVMYNHFTQADEDYGRRVKEATEKKMKEIEKMAKEGKLPGRESGISKYGQGTIAANEATKDAVKKSHEADPY
- a CDS encoding cAMP-binding protein — protein: MGKKISKANHGKTGAELISEAFGMTKNDSEALLAQASEVQTTDIPLGKEHVYARDSTTTTLNNLHEDNTSAILDRNGPR
- a CDS encoding LLM class flavin-dependent oxidoreductase, with product MKLSILDQSPISSNQTPQDALNWSLKLAQAGEKFGYTRYWIAEHHDLSGLACPAPEVMLSYIGANTNRIRIGSGAVLLPHYRPYKVAEIFNTLATLFPNRIDLGIGRAPGGSSEAMTALSGNFIKNVGNFPSLLTDLLHFLDDDFPTEAEYSKLSASPIPENPPIPWLLGTGKKSAVLAAENGVPYTFGYFMSDEDGTAIIKDYIDSFRPRKDGETPQVIVTVNVICDETTEKAEEVAASYLIWLLQMEKGERKQGVPSISEAKQYELTEKDQEILERVRQKLIIGNPQEVKQKLFELKTKYHADEIMINTITHSPLDRIRSYELIAKEIF
- a CDS encoding DUF3219 family protein, translated to MVSKIMLDDRVIQLSNFEEEKENGLYTVSVTFDVTSEDYHDIATLLYNGTFDVKIPEKDIMFRGTIYNYSTSITNLYEKDQVGQYKLTLVEEKG